Proteins encoded by one window of Candidatus Methylomirabilis sp.:
- the ligA gene encoding NAD-dependent DNA ligase LigA — translation MPDISQLREQAEELRRLIRRHEYLYYVQDRPEITDAEFDTLFQRLQQLEAKHPELITPDSPTQRVGGQPVEGFASVQHKVAMLSLDNAYSADELREFEARMKRALPGEQFTYVTEPKVDGLSVALVYEHGRLERGATRGDGRYGEDVTHNLMTVRGIPRRLREPLTELTALEVRGEIFMWRQAFDKLNRGLEAEGDEPFANPRNAAAGSVRQKDSRITASRPLDIFVYGVSYAEPDLFRGHSQAMEQLLESGFLLDPKDRKHTLERYRQRCADIEEAIAACHEVEAVRDEIGCDCDGVVIKVDAIEQQRRLGSTTHHPRWAIAYKFPARQAASVIRKIDINVGRTGALTPTALLDPVKIAGATISRATLHNADEIERLDTREGDTVLIERAGDVIPHILRVIQEKRPPDSTPFRFPTRCPICGAEAFRPEGEVVSRCTNSACLARLKESLLHFGVRRAMDIEHLGEAVVEQLVDRKLVRGFADLYQLDVITLAELERLAEKSATNLYNAIQGSKGRGLSRLLFALGIRYVGEHIATILAQHYGSMEKLEQAPEEELAEIYGIGSRIAQSVALYFRQPENRCQIEQLREVGVSMKEEGVMAEPRSLVGKTLALTGGLESLTRDEAKELIVRQGGRVTSTVSKKTDYVVVGKDPGSKFDDAKRLGVPTLDEAGFKKLIGKGRTL, via the coding sequence ATGCCAGATATCTCTCAGCTTCGCGAACAGGCTGAGGAACTCCGACGGCTTATTCGACGCCATGAGTATCTCTATTATGTACAGGACCGGCCAGAGATCACCGACGCAGAGTTCGATACGCTCTTTCAGCGTCTGCAACAGCTTGAAGCAAAGCATCCCGAACTGATCACGCCCGACTCTCCGACCCAGCGCGTTGGCGGCCAGCCTGTCGAAGGGTTTGCCTCGGTGCAGCACAAGGTAGCGATGCTGTCCCTGGATAACGCCTACAGCGCTGATGAACTCCGGGAGTTTGAGGCCCGTATGAAGCGAGCGCTGCCTGGCGAGCAGTTTACCTACGTGACCGAACCGAAGGTCGACGGGTTGAGCGTAGCCCTGGTGTATGAGCACGGCCGGCTCGAACGGGGCGCCACCAGGGGTGATGGCCGATACGGGGAGGATGTGACGCACAACCTGATGACGGTCAGGGGCATTCCGCGTCGCCTGCGCGAGCCGTTAACCGAGCTTACTGCCTTGGAGGTGCGCGGTGAGATCTTCATGTGGCGTCAAGCGTTTGACAAGTTGAATCGGGGGCTGGAGGCGGAAGGAGACGAGCCGTTCGCCAATCCCAGAAACGCCGCGGCCGGTTCAGTCCGCCAGAAAGACTCGCGGATTACCGCAAGCCGTCCCCTCGATATCTTCGTCTACGGCGTCAGCTATGCTGAGCCGGATCTGTTCAGAGGCCACTCACAGGCCATGGAGCAGTTGCTTGAGTCCGGATTCCTTCTCGATCCCAAAGATCGTAAGCACACGCTGGAGCGATATCGGCAGCGCTGCGCCGATATCGAGGAAGCCATTGCCGCCTGCCATGAGGTCGAGGCCGTCCGTGACGAGATCGGGTGCGACTGCGACGGGGTGGTGATAAAGGTCGATGCGATCGAGCAGCAACGTAGGCTCGGCTCGACCACTCACCATCCTAGGTGGGCCATCGCCTACAAGTTCCCAGCGCGGCAGGCAGCCAGTGTTATCAGGAAGATCGATATCAACGTGGGGCGAACGGGGGCGCTTACGCCGACCGCCCTGCTCGATCCCGTCAAGATTGCCGGCGCTACGATCAGTCGAGCGACGCTACATAACGCTGACGAGATCGAACGTCTTGATACCCGCGAGGGAGACACCGTCCTGATCGAGCGGGCAGGGGACGTGATTCCGCACATCCTGCGAGTGATTCAAGAAAAGCGGCCCCCTGACAGTACACCATTTCGCTTTCCCACCCGATGCCCGATCTGTGGCGCCGAGGCCTTCCGACCAGAAGGCGAGGTCGTCAGCCGCTGCACCAACTCCGCCTGCTTGGCCCGGCTGAAGGAGTCGCTGCTGCACTTTGGCGTGAGAAGGGCGATGGACATCGAGCACCTGGGCGAGGCTGTGGTGGAGCAACTTGTTGATCGGAAACTGGTTAGGGGGTTCGCCGATCTGTACCAACTTGATGTGATCACCCTCGCCGAGTTGGAACGTCTGGCTGAGAAGTCGGCGACGAACCTGTACAACGCGATCCAAGGCAGCAAGGGTCGCGGGCTGAGTCGCTTGCTGTTCGCGCTAGGCATTCGGTATGTGGGCGAGCACATCGCCACGATCCTGGCCCAGCATTACGGCTCAATGGAGAAGCTGGAGCAGGCGCCGGAGGAAGAACTGGCTGAGATCTATGGGATTGGCTCCAGGATCGCGCAGAGCGTGGCGCTCTATTTCCGCCAACCGGAGAATCGCTGCCAGATCGAGCAGTTGCGAGAAGTGGGCGTTAGTATGAAGGAAGAAGGCGTTATGGCGGAACCGCGCTCCCTGGTCGGCAAGACGTTAGCTCTAACCGGCGGGCTGGAGAGCTTGACCCGCGACGAGGCCAAGGAGCTGATCGTGCGGCAGGGCGGGCGCGTGACTTCAACGGTTAGCAAGAAGACTGACTACGTTGTCGTCGGCAAAGATCCCGGCAGTAAGTTCGACGATGCCAAGCGCCTCGGCGTCCCCACCCTCGACGAAGCCGGTTTCAAGAAGCTCATCGGCAAAGGGAGAACGCTATGA
- a CDS encoding helix-turn-helix transcriptional regulator produces the protein MPSASASPPSTKPVSRSSSAKGERYEGFENEEPTSSGIVGRSSGNVYRDLGFSPEEAENLRARSDLMIELTKIIKARRLTQAATAKLLGVTQPRISDLTRGRIDRSSIDSQICASA, from the coding sequence ATGCCAAGCGCCTCGGCGTCCCCACCCTCGACGAAGCCGGTTTCAAGAAGCTCATCGGCAAAGGGAGAACGCTATGAAGGCTTCGAAAATGAAGAACCCACCTCATCCGGGATTGTCGGTCGCTCGTCCGGCAATGTATACCGAGATCTCGGATTCTCTCCCGAGGAGGCCGAAAACCTTCGAGCCCGGTCCGACCTCATGATCGAGCTGACGAAAATCATCAAGGCTCGTCGACTGACCCAGGCTGCTACCGCAAAGCTGCTGGGCGTGACACAACCACGAATCAGCGATCTCACGCGCGGCAGGATCGACCGTTCCAGCATCGACAGTCAGATATGCGCGTCGGCTTAA
- a CDS encoding 5-oxoprolinase subunit PxpA, whose amino-acid sequence MTGKKIDLNSDVGESFGAWTMGADEALMPYITSASIACGWHGGDPQVMRRTVRLARTHGVRVGAHPGYPDLLGFGRRPMQLSPAEARDYLLYQIGALYAFAKAEGMRLQHVKPHGALYHVAANDRLLSESVAGAIVEVDPTLILVGPPGSALLSAGRAAGLRVAAEGFGDRAYNEDGSLVFRSAPGAILTDADAVAAQVLLMVEGKVRAITGRMIPIAVDTVCLHGDTPGAPAIAKRLQERLALAGITTMPLEELLVGQVA is encoded by the coding sequence ATGACCGGGAAGAAGATTGATCTGAACAGCGATGTCGGCGAGAGCTTTGGCGCGTGGACGATGGGGGCCGACGAGGCGCTGATGCCGTATATCACCTCGGCGAGCATCGCATGCGGGTGGCATGGTGGCGATCCACAGGTGATGCGACGCACCGTCAGGCTCGCGAGGACGCATGGGGTCAGGGTCGGAGCGCACCCGGGCTACCCGGATCTGCTGGGCTTCGGTCGTCGGCCGATGCAGCTTTCGCCCGCGGAGGCGAGGGACTATCTCCTGTACCAGATCGGCGCGCTGTACGCCTTCGCCAAGGCTGAGGGGATGCGGCTTCAGCACGTCAAGCCTCACGGGGCCCTGTATCACGTAGCCGCCAACGATCGATTGCTATCCGAATCCGTTGCAGGGGCGATTGTCGAAGTTGACCCCACCCTGATTCTGGTTGGGCCGCCGGGGTCTGCGTTGTTGTCGGCCGGCCGGGCGGCTGGGCTGAGGGTGGCGGCGGAAGGGTTCGGCGATCGCGCCTACAACGAAGACGGAAGCCTGGTTTTCCGATCGGCGCCTGGCGCGATTCTCACCGATGCCGATGCGGTGGCTGCTCAGGTGCTGTTGATGGTCGAAGGAAAGGTGCGGGCCATCACCGGTCGGATGATCCCCATCGCGGTAGATACCGTCTGCCTGCATGGCGATACCCCCGGTGCGCCGGCCATTGCGAAGCGGCTTCAAGAGCGACTGGCGCTGGCGGGGATCACGACCATGCCGTTGGAGGAACTCCTTGTCGGTCAGGTTGCTTGA
- the pxpB gene encoding 5-oxoprolinase subunit PxpB: protein MSVRLLDGGECCLVVELGEAIDLAVNRHVRALGLALEQARGNGVLEAVPTYRSLAIYYDPMTIDRDALGQQIGMLYDSLGDQDDQTPRVIEIPTVYGGAYGPDLEFVARHSGLSPDEVIRLHTEPLYHVYMLGFMAGFPYLGDLAERLAIPRLSTPRLKVPAGSVGIGGRQTGIYSIESPGGWRIIGRTFLRLFDPSAEVPTPMLPGDKVRFVRIEPHEYESEQRGRL, encoded by the coding sequence TTGTCGGTCAGGTTGCTTGACGGTGGAGAGTGCTGCCTCGTGGTCGAGCTGGGCGAGGCGATTGATCTTGCCGTGAACCGGCACGTCCGGGCCCTGGGCCTGGCTTTGGAACAGGCAAGGGGAAACGGGGTGCTGGAAGCCGTGCCCACCTATCGATCGCTTGCGATCTACTACGACCCGATGACGATCGACCGTGACGCGTTGGGGCAGCAGATCGGTATGCTGTACGACTCATTAGGGGACCAAGACGACCAGACGCCCAGAGTGATAGAGATCCCCACCGTCTATGGCGGGGCATACGGTCCCGACCTCGAGTTCGTCGCTCGCCACAGCGGCCTTTCACCGGATGAGGTGATCCGTCTGCATACCGAGCCGCTCTACCATGTCTATATGCTGGGTTTCATGGCGGGATTCCCCTACCTTGGTGACCTCGCGGAACGACTTGCGATCCCCCGGCTGTCTACGCCCCGCCTCAAGGTGCCGGCCGGCTCCGTAGGGATCGGTGGGAGGCAGACGGGCATCTATTCCATTGAGAGCCCTGGGGGGTGGCGAATCATCGGTCGTACGTTCCTTCGTCTCTTCGATCCGTCCGCCGAGGTACCGACTCCAATGCTTCCGGGCGACAAGGTCCGATTCGTGCGAATAGAACCGCACGAGTACGAAAGCGAACAGCGTGGACGCCTTTGA
- a CDS encoding biotin-dependent carboxyltransferase family protein, with product MDAFEVIQPGLLTTVQDLGRIGYQKYGVPTSGAMDQTALRAANLLLDNEEGLAGLEATAEGPTLRALLDLVVAIVGADMQPLVDGKPVECGTAIGIRSGQILELQRARRGLRGYLAIAGGIDVPVMLGSRSTCLPAAFGGVHGRALCSGDRLPIGPVGRRPMALSGRRLPEGWVEPISEVLTVRVILGPQEERFTPEGIRTFLSGSYRLTPQMDRMGARLHGPPIAHQSGADIISDSTPLGAVQVPPDGQPMILLADRQTTGGYAKIAVVVQEDIFRLCQATPGQVIRFCRISMPEACAAIRAYKGRFDALRQAWQSLPGKRDSYRLSLGARSYRVDVEGEKGTYRVSLEGMERKSEDAEEQ from the coding sequence GTGGACGCCTTTGAGGTGATCCAACCGGGGCTGTTGACCACGGTTCAGGACCTTGGTCGAATCGGGTATCAGAAATATGGCGTGCCGACGTCCGGCGCAATGGATCAAACCGCGCTGCGAGCCGCCAACTTACTGCTTGATAACGAGGAAGGACTTGCGGGCTTGGAGGCGACGGCAGAAGGGCCGACACTTCGCGCACTCCTCGATCTGGTTGTGGCGATCGTTGGGGCGGACATGCAGCCGCTTGTGGACGGAAAGCCGGTTGAGTGCGGGACGGCCATCGGCATTCGAAGCGGCCAGATCCTTGAGCTCCAGCGCGCCCGGCGAGGGTTGCGCGGCTATCTGGCTATTGCCGGAGGGATTGATGTTCCGGTTATGCTCGGGAGTCGCTCCACCTGCCTCCCTGCCGCATTCGGCGGCGTTCATGGTCGGGCCTTGTGCTCAGGTGATCGCCTGCCGATCGGTCCGGTCGGGCGACGGCCTATGGCTCTCAGCGGTCGCCGACTGCCGGAAGGCTGGGTGGAGCCGATCAGTGAGGTCCTCACGGTGCGTGTGATCCTTGGGCCGCAAGAGGAGCGATTTACCCCTGAAGGGATTCGTACATTTTTGAGCGGATCATACCGCCTCACACCACAGATGGATCGGATGGGTGCCAGGCTCCACGGACCGCCGATCGCCCACCAGTCGGGCGCAGATATCATCTCTGACTCGACCCCGCTGGGGGCAGTGCAGGTGCCGCCTGACGGCCAGCCAATGATCTTATTGGCCGATCGCCAGACGACGGGTGGCTACGCGAAGATTGCGGTTGTCGTACAAGAAGACATCTTTCGATTGTGCCAGGCCACGCCGGGGCAGGTGATTCGGTTCTGCCGGATCTCCATGCCCGAGGCGTGTGCTGCCATACGGGCTTACAAGGGAAGATTTGACGCATTGCGACAGGCATGGCAGAGTCTACCGGGGAAGCGGGATAGCTACAGGCTAAGCCTTGGGGCCAGATCGTATCGAGTCGATGTGGAAGGAGAGAAGGGGACGTACCGGGTGAGTCTTGAGGGGATGGAGAGGAAATCTGAGGATGCTGAAGAGCAATAA
- the galT gene encoding galactose-1-phosphate uridylyltransferase — MPQLRKDPITSRWVIISTERGKRPSDFSAAPPPRQLGFCPFCPGNEDKTPPEIIAYRKDGNRPDRKEWSLRVVPNKFPALQIEGDLDRAGEGIYDKMHGLGAHEVIIESPNHNDVLSAMPDERVEDVLWAYRDRILDLKKDDRFRYILIFKNRGEQAGASLEHPHSQLIATPIVPKRAREEVDGAKAYFDYKDRCIFCDIIRQELQQELRVIAQNDEFVAIAPFASRFPFETWILPKSHEPFFQDTQKQDMVSCSRILKEVLGKMDRVLLNPPYNYLIHSSPLQETEVDHYHWHIEIMPTLVKVAGFEWGTGFYINPVLPEDAAKYLREARL, encoded by the coding sequence ATGCCGCAGCTCCGCAAGGATCCGATCACATCGCGATGGGTCATTATTTCGACAGAGCGAGGGAAGCGTCCCTCGGACTTTTCCGCCGCTCCGCCGCCAAGACAATTGGGGTTTTGCCCATTCTGCCCTGGGAATGAGGACAAAACGCCTCCTGAGATCATCGCCTATCGGAAGGACGGTAACCGGCCTGATCGCAAGGAGTGGAGCCTTCGTGTTGTGCCCAATAAGTTCCCCGCACTTCAGATCGAAGGAGACCTGGATCGGGCAGGCGAAGGGATCTACGACAAGATGCACGGATTGGGTGCTCACGAGGTGATCATCGAATCCCCCAATCACAATGACGTGCTCTCCGCCATGCCGGATGAACGGGTAGAGGATGTCCTGTGGGCCTACCGAGACCGAATACTCGATCTCAAGAAAGACGACCGATTTCGCTACATCTTGATCTTCAAGAACCGCGGTGAGCAGGCCGGCGCCTCCTTGGAGCATCCTCATTCTCAGCTCATTGCTACCCCTATCGTTCCGAAGCGGGCTCGAGAAGAGGTTGATGGCGCCAAGGCCTACTTCGATTATAAGGATCGGTGCATCTTCTGCGACATTATCCGCCAGGAACTGCAGCAAGAGCTTAGGGTCATCGCGCAGAATGATGAGTTTGTCGCGATCGCGCCCTTTGCCTCGCGCTTTCCTTTCGAAACCTGGATCCTGCCTAAGAGCCATGAGCCGTTCTTCCAGGATACGCAGAAGCAGGATATGGTGAGTTGCTCCAGGATATTGAAGGAAGTCCTTGGCAAAATGGATCGGGTTCTCCTTAACCCTCCCTATAATTATCTGATTCATAGTTCGCCGCTCCAGGAGACCGAGGTGGACCATTATCACTGGCATATTGAGATTATGCCGACCCTCGTCAAGGTTGCAGGTTTCGAGTGGGGGACCGGGTTTTACATCAATCCTGTCCTGCCTGAGGACGCGGCCAAGTATCTTCGTGAGGCTCGGCTCTAG
- a CDS encoding P-II family nitrogen regulator: MKKIEAIIKPFKLDEVKSALAEVGIQGLTVSEVKGFGRQKGHTELYRGSEYTIDFLPKVKIEVVVPDDKCDKVVETILSSAKTGRIGDGKIFIVSIDEVVRIRTGERGEAAI, from the coding sequence ATGAAGAAGATCGAGGCGATCATTAAGCCCTTCAAACTGGACGAGGTGAAGAGCGCTCTGGCCGAGGTTGGGATCCAGGGCCTCACCGTGAGCGAGGTCAAGGGTTTCGGCCGGCAGAAAGGGCATACTGAGCTGTACAGGGGTAGTGAATACACGATCGATTTTTTGCCCAAGGTGAAGATCGAGGTCGTGGTTCCGGACGACAAGTGCGATAAGGTTGTGGAGACGATCCTGTCCTCGGCGAAGACGGGTCGAATCGGAGATGGCAAGATCTTCATCGTATCGATCGACGAGGTCGTCCGAATCCGGACCGGCGAGAGGGGCGAGGCAGCGATTTAA
- the glnA gene encoding type I glutamate--ammonia ligase, whose translation MTPKDVIKLANERGVKIIDLRFIDLPGLWQHFSMSSRELTEDLFTDGVGFDGSSIRGFQAIHESDMLLMPDPATAIIDPFMAVPTLVLICNIIDPVTRQLYSRDPRYIAQKAEAYLTSTAIADTSYFGPEAEFFVFDDVRFDQSYQHGYYFIDSEEGFWNAGKEEKPNLGYKPRYKQGYFPVPPMDKLQDLRSEMVLALESVGVQIEVHHHEVATAGQCEIDMRFDTLTRMADKVQWYKYCVKNTARKHGKTATFMPKPIFQDNGSGMHVHQSLWRGGKNTFWELGGYGDLSATARYYIGGLLKHAPALCAFIAPTTNSYRRLVPGYEAPINLVYSQRNRSAAARIPLYSKSERAKRIEFRTPDPSCNAYLAFSAMLMAGIDGIQKKIDPGQPIDKDLYELEPEEAKDIKQLPGSLGEVLDALEADHEFLLKGDVFTPDLIDTWIDYKRKNEVDPIRLRPHPWEFALYFDI comes from the coding sequence ATGACACCGAAGGACGTTATCAAGCTGGCGAACGAGCGAGGCGTGAAGATCATCGACCTCAGATTCATCGATCTGCCTGGTCTGTGGCAGCATTTCTCCATGTCCAGCCGAGAGTTGACGGAAGATCTGTTCACGGACGGGGTTGGGTTCGACGGATCATCCATTCGAGGCTTTCAGGCGATCCATGAATCGGACATGCTCCTGATGCCCGATCCGGCGACGGCGATCATCGATCCCTTTATGGCCGTTCCCACCCTGGTCCTGATCTGCAATATCATCGATCCGGTCACAAGGCAGCTCTACAGTCGAGACCCGCGCTATATTGCGCAAAAGGCCGAGGCGTACCTGACGTCAACAGCGATTGCGGATACGTCCTATTTCGGTCCTGAGGCGGAGTTCTTTGTCTTTGATGACGTTCGGTTCGATCAGAGCTACCAGCACGGCTATTATTTTATCGACTCGGAGGAGGGGTTTTGGAACGCCGGAAAGGAAGAGAAGCCGAACCTGGGCTACAAGCCCCGTTACAAACAGGGCTATTTCCCCGTGCCGCCGATGGACAAGCTGCAAGACCTTCGGTCGGAGATGGTGTTGGCGTTGGAGTCTGTCGGCGTCCAGATCGAGGTCCATCACCATGAGGTGGCGACGGCCGGTCAGTGTGAGATCGACATGCGGTTCGACACGCTGACCAGGATGGCCGATAAGGTCCAGTGGTATAAGTACTGCGTGAAAAATACTGCCCGTAAGCACGGCAAGACGGCAACCTTCATGCCCAAGCCGATCTTCCAGGACAACGGATCAGGGATGCACGTCCACCAGAGTCTCTGGAGGGGCGGCAAGAATACCTTCTGGGAGCTTGGAGGCTATGGGGATCTGTCCGCGACGGCCCGCTACTACATCGGCGGATTGCTCAAGCATGCGCCAGCGCTCTGCGCCTTCATCGCTCCGACGACGAATTCGTACCGGCGACTCGTGCCCGGTTACGAGGCGCCGATCAACCTCGTGTACAGCCAACGGAACCGATCGGCTGCCGCCAGGATCCCCCTCTATTCAAAGAGCGAGCGGGCAAAGCGGATCGAGTTCCGAACACCCGACCCCAGTTGCAACGCCTACCTGGCCTTCAGCGCCATGCTCATGGCCGGCATTGACGGCATCCAGAAAAAGATCGACCCCGGACAGCCGATCGACAAAGACCTGTACGAGCTCGAGCCGGAGGAGGCGAAGGACATCAAGCAGTTGCCTGGTAGCCTGGGGGAGGTTCTGGACGCCCTGGAGGCCGATCACGAGTTCTTGCTGAAGGGCGATGTCTTTACCCCGGATCTCATCGACACCTGGATCGACTATAAGCGGAAGAACGAGGTCGATCCGATCCGCCTCCGCCCTCACCCCTGGGAGTTCGCCCTTTACTTCGATATCTAA